From Methanobrevibacter sp., a single genomic window includes:
- a CDS encoding 50S ribosomal protein L14 codes for MKALTSSVSKALPIGATLQCVDNTGAREIEIISVKGYKGVRRRLDVAGVGDLVVASVKKGTADMRREIVNAVVVRQKKEFRRADGLRVKFEDNAAVIITPEGVLKGSEIRGPVAKEAADRWPSVGSAASILV; via the coding sequence ATGAAAGCATTAACATCAAGTGTATCTAAAGCATTACCAATCGGAGCTACTCTTCAATGTGTGGATAATACTGGTGCACGTGAAATTGAAATTATTTCAGTAAAAGGATATAAGGGTGTTCGCAGAAGACTCGATGTTGCTGGTGTTGGGGATTTAGTTGTAGCATCTGTTAAAAAAGGTACTGCTGATATGAGAAGAGAAATCGTTAACGCAGTAGTTGTAAGACAAAAAAAGGAATTTAGACGTGCTGACGGACTTCGTGTTAAGTTTGAAGATAATGCAGCTGTTATTATTACTCCTGAAGGTGTATTGAAAGGATCAGAAATCAGAGGTCCTGTAGCTAAAGAAGCAGCTGACAGATGGCCTAGTGTAGGTAGTGCAGCAAGTATTTTAGTATAA
- a CDS encoding 30S ribosomal protein S17, whose product MVGLNVQVPETTCDDPNCPFHGSLPVRGQILEGVVVSNKAERTISVERSYYKFIKKYERYEKRKSKINVHKPDCLDVNIGDSVKVAECRPLSKTKHFVLVEVKGE is encoded by the coding sequence ATGGTTGGGCTTAATGTTCAAGTACCAGAAACTACATGCGATGATCCTAACTGTCCTTTCCACGGATCCTTACCTGTAAGAGGTCAAATCCTTGAGGGTGTTGTTGTAAGTAACAAAGCTGAAAGGACAATTAGTGTAGAACGTAGTTACTATAAATTCATTAAAAAATATGAAAGATACGAAAAAAGAAAATCTAAAATTAATGTTCACAAACCAGATTGTTTAGATGTAAATATTGGAGATTCTGTAAAAGTTGCAGAATGTAGACCTTTAAGTAAAACTAAACACTTTGTTTTAGTAGAAGTAAAAGGAGAGTAA
- a CDS encoding ribonuclease P protein subunit: protein MITSKNLVHHEFIGLNVRVISSTNKSLDLNGIIIDETKNTIKIEVKNDKGIYEEKLIPKINSIFQFKLPNNEIIEIEGNILSIRPEDRIKKRFKKI from the coding sequence ATGATAACTTCAAAAAATTTAGTTCATCATGAATTTATTGGACTAAATGTAAGGGTTATTAGTTCAACTAATAAATCTCTTGATTTAAATGGAATTATTATTGATGAGACAAAGAATACGATTAAGATTGAAGTTAAGAATGATAAAGGGATATATGAGGAAAAATTAATTCCTAAAATCAATTCAATCTTTCAATTCAAATTACCAAACAATGAAATTATAGAAATTGAGGGTAATATTTTGTCAATTCGTCCTGAAGATAGAATAAAAAAAAGATTTAAAAAAATATAA
- the yciH gene encoding stress response translation initiation inhibitor YciH codes for MSKICDVCGLPEELCVCEEIAREVQTVKVFTVRRRFGKLMTIIEGIDEHDIDIRELTKTLKAKCACGGTAKNSQIELQGDHKVRVKEVLSDMGFSSDTIEIRESKKNNRKRRK; via the coding sequence ATGTCAAAAATCTGTGATGTATGTGGGCTTCCGGAAGAACTTTGTGTTTGCGAAGAAATTGCACGTGAAGTTCAAACTGTTAAAGTATTTACAGTTAGAAGAAGATTCGGAAAACTCATGACTATTATTGAAGGTATCGATGAACACGATATTGATATCAGAGAATTAACTAAAACCCTTAAAGCAAAATGTGCTTGTGGTGGAACTGCTAAAAACAGTCAAATTGAACTCCAAGGAGATCATAAAGTAAGAGTTAAAGAAGTTTTATCTGATATGGGATTCTCATCCGATACTATTGAAATTCGTGAATCTAAAAAGAACAATAGAAAAAGAAGAAAATAA
- the rpmC gene encoding 50S ribosomal protein L29, with the protein MAILRSKEIWDMEVDEIQEKLIELKAELSKNVSKSAAAGVNENPGKIRELKRTIARVLTILNEKQKEN; encoded by the coding sequence ATGGCGATTTTAAGAAGTAAAGAAATTTGGGACATGGAAGTTGATGAGATTCAAGAAAAATTAATTGAACTCAAAGCAGAATTATCCAAAAATGTTTCTAAAAGTGCAGCTGCAGGTGTTAATGAAAACCCTGGAAAAATTAGAGAATTGAAAAGAACCATTGCTCGTGTTCTTACAATTTTGAATGAAAAACAGAAGGAGAATTAA
- a CDS encoding 30S ribosomal protein S3, with amino-acid sequence MIEKDFVTEGLRRTRIDEYFEKELERAGYGGMDVQVTPLGTMVVVYAERPGMVIGRGGKNVRSITNTLKNEFGLDNPQIEVKEVETPELNPKIMAYKIANMLQRGMHFRRVAYSTIRRIMGAGAQGVEVTISGKIRGSRSAVAKFVEGYIKKCGEPSIRFVEEGFATVQLKPGVLGIYVRIMPPETVLPDTVEILPPTEKIVEDGEVVAEGEMVIDESITPEDEEIIEDEEIVEEIEDLDELEEVIEEDAVEADDD; translated from the coding sequence ATGATAGAAAAAGATTTTGTCACTGAAGGCCTTAGAAGAACAAGAATTGACGAATATTTTGAAAAAGAACTCGAAAGAGCTGGATACGGTGGTATGGACGTACAAGTTACACCATTAGGAACTATGGTTGTAGTTTATGCAGAAAGACCAGGTATGGTAATTGGTAGAGGCGGAAAAAACGTAAGAAGCATTACCAATACTCTTAAAAACGAATTTGGATTAGACAATCCTCAAATTGAGGTTAAAGAAGTTGAAACTCCTGAACTTAATCCTAAAATCATGGCTTATAAAATAGCTAACATGTTACAAAGAGGTATGCACTTCAGAAGAGTAGCTTATTCAACTATTCGTAGAATTATGGGTGCTGGAGCTCAAGGTGTAGAAGTTACTATTTCCGGTAAAATCAGAGGTTCAAGATCTGCTGTAGCTAAATTTGTAGAAGGTTACATCAAAAAATGTGGTGAACCATCAATCAGATTTGTAGAAGAAGGATTTGCTACAGTTCAATTAAAACCTGGTGTTTTAGGTATTTATGTAAGAATCATGCCTCCTGAAACTGTATTACCAGATACCGTTGAAATTCTTCCTCCAACTGAAAAAATCGTTGAAGATGGTGAAGTTGTTGCTGAAGGTGAAATGGTAATAGATGAATCAATTACTCCTGAAGATGAAGAAATCATCGAAGACGAAGAAATCGTAGAAGAAATCGAAGACCTCGATGAATTAGAAGAAGTTATTGAAGAAGATGCTGTAGAAGCAGACGATGATTAG
- a CDS encoding 50S ribosomal protein L22 has product MANKYAYNKEGNEAKTARAMAKSLKISPKHCVEICRAIRGMDVEKAKAYLENVIDMKQSVPFKRHNKKVGHRKGQQGWPSGRYPVKASAAILKVLENAEANAEYKGMDTEKLFIEHISSHRGVVIRGAIPRAFGRVTPFNTPTTHIQIVLKEAN; this is encoded by the coding sequence ATGGCTAATAAATATGCTTATAACAAAGAAGGTAATGAAGCAAAAACCGCACGTGCTATGGCTAAATCTCTTAAGATTTCCCCTAAACACTGTGTAGAGATTTGTAGAGCAATTAGAGGAATGGATGTGGAAAAAGCAAAAGCTTACTTAGAAAATGTTATTGACATGAAACAATCAGTTCCATTCAAAAGACACAATAAAAAAGTAGGTCACAGAAAAGGACAACAAGGTTGGCCATCAGGAAGATACCCTGTTAAAGCATCTGCTGCTATTTTAAAAGTTTTAGAAAACGCTGAAGCAAATGCTGAATACAAAGGTATGGATACTGAAAAACTTTTCATTGAACACATTTCAAGTCACAGAGGAGTTGTAATTCGTGGAGCTATTCCAAGAGCATTTGGTAGAGTAACTCCATTTAACACACCAACAACCCACATTCAAATAGTATTAAAGGAGGCTAACTAA
- the rpsS gene encoding 30S ribosomal protein S19: protein MARKIFKYKGHTLEELQDMSLEEVMELFPARQRRSLKRGFLPRQQIVLDKMRKLNKEGTKDGRPVVIRTHCRDMVIIPEMVGTTFGIYDGHEFVEVTIAPEMIGHYFGEYAPTRKMVQHGDPGMGATRSSMFVPLK, encoded by the coding sequence TTGGCAAGAAAAATATTTAAATATAAAGGTCATACTCTTGAAGAATTACAAGACATGTCTTTAGAGGAAGTAATGGAATTATTCCCAGCAAGACAAAGAAGATCTTTAAAAAGAGGTTTTTTACCAAGACAACAAATTGTTTTGGATAAGATGAGAAAGTTAAACAAAGAAGGAACAAAAGATGGTAGACCTGTAGTAATCAGAACTCACTGCAGAGACATGGTTATTATTCCAGAAATGGTAGGCACCACTTTCGGAATTTATGATGGACATGAATTTGTTGAAGTAACCATTGCACCAGAAATGATTGGTCATTACTTTGGTGAATACGCACCAACCAGAAAAATGGTTCAACACGGGGACCCTGGTATGGGAGCTACAAGATCATCTATGTTTGTACCACTTAAATAA
- a CDS encoding 50S ribosomal protein L2, translating into MGKRLIIQRRGRGTPTHRVASHRFKDKIRYRSYDALEKEGSIKGIVTDIVHDPARTAPIAEVKFENGEKKFILAPESIQIDDEIECGISAPIKFGNTLPLAEIPEGTPIYNIENTPGDGGRFVRSSGTYASLITHDANQSVVELPSGELKYLNPKCRASIGVVAGGGRKEKPFLKAGTRWHAYKAKGKKFMTVRGVAMNAVDHPHGGGNRQHPGRPTTISRNAPPGRKVGSIAARRTGLKR; encoded by the coding sequence ATGGGAAAACGATTAATAATCCAAAGAAGAGGAAGAGGAACTCCTACTCACCGTGTTGCTTCTCATCGTTTTAAAGATAAAATTAGATACAGATCTTACGATGCATTAGAAAAAGAAGGAAGTATTAAAGGTATTGTAACTGATATCGTACACGATCCAGCTAGAACTGCTCCTATTGCAGAAGTTAAATTTGAAAATGGTGAGAAAAAATTCATATTAGCACCAGAAAGTATTCAAATTGATGATGAAATCGAATGCGGTATTTCTGCACCAATTAAATTCGGTAACACATTACCACTTGCTGAAATTCCTGAAGGTACTCCTATTTACAATATTGAAAATACTCCAGGAGACGGTGGTCGTTTTGTAAGATCATCTGGAACTTATGCTTCTTTAATTACTCACGATGCAAATCAATCTGTTGTTGAATTACCATCTGGTGAATTAAAATACTTAAATCCTAAATGTCGTGCAAGTATCGGTGTTGTAGCTGGTGGAGGAAGAAAAGAAAAACCGTTCCTCAAAGCAGGTACAAGATGGCATGCTTACAAAGCTAAAGGTAAGAAGTTCATGACAGTTAGAGGAGTAGCAATGAACGCAGTAGATCACCCTCACGGGGGAGGTAACAGACAACATCCTGGTCGTCCAACTACTATTTCAAGAAATGCACCACCAGGAAGAAAAGTTGGTTCTATTGCAGCTAGAAGAACAGGATTAAAAAGATAG
- a CDS encoding 50S ribosomal protein L23 has translation MDAYSIIIKPHVTEKTMNLIDQNNEITFVVKRSANKRTIKLAFEQLYEEKVERVNTHITPYGEKVAYIKLVEPEMAEEIAVKIGVF, from the coding sequence ATGGATGCATATTCAATTATTATTAAACCTCATGTTACTGAAAAAACCATGAATTTAATTGATCAAAATAATGAAATTACTTTTGTTGTAAAACGTAGCGCTAACAAAAGAACAATTAAATTAGCATTTGAACAATTATACGAAGAAAAAGTAGAAAGAGTTAACACTCACATTACTCCTTATGGTGAAAAAGTAGCATATATCAAGCTTGTTGAACCAGAAATGGCAGAAGAAATTGCTGTTAAAATAGGTGTATTCTAA
- the rpl4p gene encoding 50S ribosomal protein L4 — MKVNVYSLEGEVNGDIELPAIFNEEYRPDLIKRAVISSQTARIQPWGNDPMAGKRTSAKGWGSGRGTARVPRIKNGARAAFVPMAIGGRQAHPVRSEKNHHEKINIKERRFAIRSAVAATTDKDLIEGRGHVTGDIEQFPIVVDDDICSLKTTKQTREVFKALGVYDDIERAKKSKKIRAGRGKTRGRKYKQSKGPLLVVGEDKGISLGARNHAGLDVVCVENLNAELLAPGTHAGRLTIFTKSAVEKLGGLFQ, encoded by the coding sequence ATGAAGGTAAACGTTTATTCATTGGAAGGGGAAGTTAACGGAGACATCGAACTTCCAGCTATTTTTAACGAAGAATACAGGCCAGATTTAATAAAAAGAGCTGTAATTTCTTCACAAACTGCAAGAATCCAACCTTGGGGAAATGACCCTATGGCAGGTAAAAGAACCAGTGCTAAAGGTTGGGGTTCAGGTAGAGGAACTGCTAGAGTACCAAGAATAAAAAACGGTGCAAGAGCAGCATTCGTCCCAATGGCAATTGGTGGTAGACAAGCACATCCTGTAAGATCTGAAAAAAATCATCACGAAAAAATCAATATTAAAGAAAGAAGATTCGCTATCAGATCTGCTGTAGCAGCAACTACTGACAAAGACTTAATTGAAGGAAGAGGCCATGTAACTGGCGATATTGAACAATTCCCTATAGTAGTTGACGATGATATTTGTTCTTTAAAAACAACTAAACAAACTCGTGAAGTATTCAAAGCTTTAGGTGTTTATGACGATATCGAACGTGCTAAAAAAAGTAAAAAAATTAGAGCTGGTAGAGGAAAAACCAGAGGACGTAAATACAAACAATCCAAAGGACCTCTTTTAGTTGTTGGTGAAGATAAAGGTATTAGTTTAGGTGCAAGAAACCATGCTGGATTAGACGTAGTATGTGTTGAAAACTTAAATGCTGAATTGTTAGCACCTGGTACTCATGCTGGTAGACTCACAATATTTACTAAATCAGCAGTTGAAAAATTAGGAGGTTTATTCCAATAA
- the rpl3p gene encoding 50S ribosomal protein L3: MVRHHQPRKGSVAFSPRKRVAKETPRIKAWPKNDEPKLLGLAGYKVGMTHALVTETDKNSPKNGMDVFTPVTVLEVPPVVVMGIRAYEKTSRGMKVITEVLADNLDEELSRKISLPKEYNKSEAIAKIQGALENTEDIKVLVHTNPKVTSVPKKKPDIFECGIGGATPEEKLNTALELLGNEVSASDIFKEGQFVDAIATTKGKGFQGVVKRWGIRIQYGKAARSSKARHVGSIGPWTPSRTMWTVAQAGQMGYHKRTEFNKRILKIASKDEVDQINPDGGFVKYGLVKNDYVLVKGSLPGPSKRLVILREPIRPNGKSEDLPQINYISTKSKQGV; this comes from the coding sequence ATGGTAAGACATCACCAGCCAAGAAAAGGGTCTGTTGCTTTTAGTCCAAGGAAAAGAGTAGCAAAAGAAACCCCAAGAATTAAAGCTTGGCCAAAAAATGATGAACCAAAATTATTAGGCCTCGCGGGTTATAAAGTCGGTATGACTCACGCTTTAGTCACTGAAACCGATAAAAACTCTCCAAAAAACGGTATGGATGTATTTACTCCTGTAACCGTATTGGAAGTACCGCCGGTCGTAGTAATGGGAATTAGAGCATACGAAAAAACTTCTCGTGGAATGAAAGTAATCACCGAAGTTCTTGCAGACAATTTGGATGAAGAACTCTCAAGGAAAATTTCACTTCCTAAAGAGTACAATAAATCTGAAGCTATTGCAAAAATACAAGGTGCTTTAGAAAACACAGAAGATATTAAAGTATTAGTACACACCAATCCTAAAGTTACAAGTGTACCTAAGAAAAAACCAGACATATTCGAATGTGGTATTGGAGGAGCAACTCCTGAGGAGAAATTAAACACTGCATTAGAATTATTAGGTAACGAAGTAAGTGCAAGTGACATATTCAAAGAAGGTCAATTTGTTGATGCAATCGCAACTACAAAAGGAAAAGGATTCCAAGGTGTAGTTAAAAGATGGGGAATTAGAATTCAATATGGTAAAGCTGCTAGAAGTAGTAAAGCAAGACACGTAGGTTCTATCGGACCTTGGACTCCATCAAGAACTATGTGGACCGTAGCACAAGCAGGTCAAATGGGATACCATAAAAGAACTGAATTCAATAAGAGAATTTTAAAAATTGCATCAAAAGATGAAGTTGATCAAATCAACCCAGATGGCGGATTTGTAAAATACGGTCTTGTTAAAAATGATTATGTTTTAGTAAAAGGCTCACTTCCAGGTCCTTCTAAAAGATTAGTCATTCTTAGAGAACCTATTAGGCCTAATGGAAAGTCTGAGGATTTACCTCAAATAAACTACATAAGTACAAAATCTAAACAAGGGGTATAA
- a CDS encoding putative RNA uridine N3 methyltransferase: MYKDELSVFIPNSFLSESKDLKIRTYKVGILGRALAVYRVNNVVIYNDAQLKDDEGQEDGEFIAEILRYMNTPQYLRKRAFPIRPELKHVGILPPLRTPHHPVDKNPQVGDYRQGFTVKRNNKGTFVDIGMDKLAFCKEQLSVKKIFSFKITKIAKKEVIVTPDEPDDVYWGYNVMSSNKSLKNSLKLISPDLVVETTRYGDSINSIFNELKFKVEECKNIAILFGGPYSSIQEDVSSGNWDLFKVNTIPEQGTETVRSEEAVIATLSLINFMRF; the protein is encoded by the coding sequence ATGTATAAAGATGAGCTATCTGTATTTATTCCGAATTCGTTTCTTTCAGAATCTAAAGATCTTAAAATTCGTACTTATAAAGTAGGAATTCTTGGAAGAGCTTTAGCTGTTTACAGAGTAAACAATGTTGTAATCTACAATGATGCGCAATTGAAAGATGATGAGGGACAAGAAGATGGAGAATTTATTGCTGAAATTTTGAGATATATGAATACTCCTCAATATTTGAGAAAAAGAGCATTCCCAATTAGACCAGAATTGAAGCATGTTGGTATTCTTCCACCACTTAGAACTCCTCACCACCCTGTAGATAAAAATCCACAGGTTGGAGATTACAGGCAAGGTTTCACTGTAAAAAGAAATAATAAAGGAACTTTTGTGGATATTGGTATGGATAAACTTGCGTTCTGCAAAGAGCAACTTAGTGTTAAGAAGATATTTAGCTTTAAGATTACTAAAATTGCTAAAAAAGAAGTAATTGTCACACCTGATGAACCAGATGACGTTTACTGGGGATATAATGTAATGTCCTCTAATAAAAGTCTTAAAAATAGCTTAAAATTAATCAGTCCAGATCTTGTTGTTGAGACTACAAGATATGGCGATTCAATCAATTCTATTTTTAATGAATTAAAATTTAAAGTAGAAGAATGTAAAAATATTGCTATTTTATTTGGTGGACCTTATTCTTCAATCCAGGAGGATGTTTCTAGTGGAAACTGGGATTTATTTAAAGTAAATACCATTCCAGAGCAAGGAACTGAAACTGTTAGGAGTGAAGAAGCAGTTATCGCTACACTTTCTTTAATTAACTTTATGAGATTTTAA
- a CDS encoding METTL5 family protein, translating to MKPIKNKKQLEIKLQQIPNHPNPKVELEQYSTPAYIAADILWNAYSLGDILDKNVLDLGCGCGVFTIGSLMLGAGSAIGIDIDGESVDVAESFSEKFKLDNCRFIAGDVFQLVDDFNVDTIFQNPPFGSQKRATRGIDLDFIEKAISFGPDVIYSFHMASTEEFLIDYFSRNNLKITHIFRYEFKIPKIYEFHSKESKGVNVIVIRAENTCK from the coding sequence ATGAAACCTATAAAAAATAAGAAACAACTTGAAATTAAATTACAGCAGATTCCCAACCATCCTAACCCTAAAGTTGAGTTGGAGCAGTATTCCACACCTGCCTACATTGCGGCAGACATTTTATGGAATGCCTATAGTTTGGGGGATATTCTAGATAAGAACGTTCTTGACTTGGGATGTGGGTGCGGTGTTTTTACAATAGGTTCATTGATGCTTGGTGCGGGTTCGGCAATAGGCATTGATATTGATGGGGAATCCGTTGATGTTGCAGAATCCTTCTCTGAAAAATTCAAGTTGGATAACTGCAGGTTCATAGCCGGCGACGTTTTTCAGCTTGTTGATGATTTTAATGTTGACACTATTTTTCAGAACCCTCCTTTCGGATCTCAAAAGAGGGCAACAAGGGGAATTGATTTGGATTTTATAGAGAAAGCAATATCTTTTGGTCCCGATGTTATCTATTCTTTTCACATGGCATCTACTGAAGAATTCCTGATTGATTATTTTTCAAGAAACAATCTTAAAATTACCCATATATTCAGATATGAATTTAAAATTCCCAAAATTTATGAATTTCACTCAAAAGAGTCAAAAGGTGTTAATGTTATTGTGATTAGGGCCGAAAATACTTGTAAATAG
- a CDS encoding acetyl-CoA carboxylase biotin carboxylase subunit, translated as MFNKILIANRGEIAIRIMRACRELDIESVAIYSDADATSLYTNYADESYPLGNPSPAKSYLNIDKIIDIALESGAEAIHPGYGFLAENPKFGEACEKNGIKLIGPSGKIIQEMGDKITSKNLMKKAGVPVIEGTPEGVTDIEEAKEIARQIGYPVIVKASAGGGGIGMRAVYEEDELVRAIESTQSVASTNFGDSTVFIEKYLEKPRHIEFQILADEHGNVIHAADRECSIQRRHQKLLEEAPSPIMTPELRADMGESAVKAAEYIGYNSAGTIEFLYDSGNYYFLEMNTRIQVEHPITEIVTNIDLIKEQIRIANGNELSFQQKDIKVSGHAIECRINAEDPFNDFAPNPGKITGYRSPGGPGVRLDSGVYMNYTIPTFYDSMISKLITWGRTRPDSIARMKRALSEYIILGVKTTIPFHKAILRNPNFINGDLNTHFIDTYKKGIDEEMEKVIEEEMEKVNKLKSTFMPAKKIAAISAAVGSYLNTAKNQQLAKK; from the coding sequence TTGTTTAATAAAATATTGATAGCAAATAGAGGAGAAATAGCTATTAGAATTATGCGTGCCTGTCGCGAACTGGATATTGAAAGTGTAGCGATTTATTCTGATGCTGATGCAACTTCTCTATATACAAATTATGCTGATGAGAGTTATCCTCTAGGTAATCCTTCACCGGCAAAATCTTATTTAAATATAGATAAAATCATTGATATAGCCCTGGAATCAGGAGCAGAAGCAATACACCCAGGTTACGGTTTTTTAGCTGAAAATCCTAAATTTGGTGAAGCATGTGAGAAAAACGGAATTAAGTTAATTGGACCAAGTGGAAAGATTATTCAGGAAATGGGAGACAAGATTACCTCTAAAAACCTTATGAAAAAAGCGGGAGTTCCTGTTATTGAAGGTACACCTGAAGGCGTAACCGATATTGAAGAAGCTAAAGAAATAGCTAGGCAAATCGGTTATCCTGTAATCGTAAAGGCGTCTGCAGGTGGTGGAGGTATTGGAATGCGTGCGGTTTATGAAGAAGATGAACTTGTGCGCGCTATTGAATCCACTCAGTCTGTAGCTTCCACTAACTTTGGAGACTCAACAGTATTTATTGAAAAATACCTTGAAAAACCTCGCCATATTGAATTCCAAATATTAGCTGACGAACATGGAAATGTAATACATGCTGCAGACAGAGAATGTTCTATACAAAGAAGACATCAGAAACTGTTAGAAGAGGCTCCTTCCCCAATCATGACCCCTGAGCTAAGGGCAGACATGGGTGAAAGCGCAGTTAAAGCTGCCGAATATATCGGATACAACAGTGCAGGAACTATTGAATTCCTATATGACTCTGGAAACTACTATTTCCTTGAAATGAATACACGTATCCAAGTAGAACATCCAATCACAGAGATTGTTACAAACATCGACCTGATCAAGGAACAGATTAGAATAGCTAACGGAAACGAATTAAGCTTCCAGCAAAAGGACATAAAGGTTTCAGGACATGCAATCGAATGTCGTATCAATGCTGAAGATCCGTTTAACGACTTCGCTCCAAATCCAGGTAAGATTACAGGTTACAGGTCACCTGGAGGTCCTGGAGTACGTCTGGACAGTGGAGTCTATATGAACTATACAATCCCAACATTCTACGACTCAATGATTTCCAAACTAATTACCTGGGGAAGAACAAGACCAGATTCAATTGCTAGAATGAAAAGAGCATTAAGTGAATACATTATTTTAGGTGTTAAAACTACAATCCCATTCCATAAGGCAATTCTTAGAAACCCTAATTTCATAAATGGTGATTTAAATACTCATTTCATTGATACCTATAAAAAAGGAATCGATGAGGAAATGGAAAAAGTTATTGAAGAAGAAATGGAAAAGGTAAACAAACTTAAATCCACATTTATGCCTGCTAAAAAAATAGCTGCGATTTCTGCCGCTGTAGGTTCCTACTTAAACACTGCAAAAAATCAGCAACTGGCTAAAAAATAA
- a CDS encoding biotin--[acetyl-CoA-carboxylase] ligase yields MRTEIIELLRKEGKLSKNTLSELANYELHDFIDTVKEVGDNQTKYIKKEEILKNLNTEFIGKNIYIFKEVMSTNTVAKFFAEEDDSDGLVIVSEKQTNAKGRTGKPWESPLGGVWLSIILTPHITQNKIPIITLATGVAVEKAFERLGIKNAEIKWPNDVLINDKKVCGILTEAIAKFNTIERVIVGVGIDVNLNVDELPPEIQEGTISLKSITGKIIDENEVIAIFLEEFEKIYELINESKYEEILKEWRKKSYSIGKTVEVRPPFSKSYDAYVVGVDSEGILIVEKTDGTLEKVISGECIIKKQ; encoded by the coding sequence ATGAGAACTGAAATTATAGAACTTTTAAGAAAAGAAGGAAAATTATCTAAAAACACTCTTTCAGAATTGGCCAACTATGAACTTCACGACTTCATAGATACCGTAAAAGAGGTTGGAGACAATCAGACAAAATACATCAAAAAAGAAGAAATCCTAAAAAATCTCAATACTGAATTCATTGGGAAAAACATTTACATTTTCAAGGAAGTAATGTCAACCAATACTGTTGCAAAGTTCTTTGCAGAGGAAGATGATTCAGATGGTTTGGTCATTGTTTCAGAAAAACAGACTAATGCTAAAGGAAGAACTGGAAAACCTTGGGAATCACCCTTAGGGGGCGTATGGCTATCAATAATATTAACTCCTCACATTACCCAAAACAAGATTCCGATCATAACCTTGGCTACTGGAGTTGCAGTGGAAAAAGCGTTCGAAAGACTTGGAATCAAAAATGCAGAGATAAAATGGCCTAATGATGTTTTGATAAACGACAAGAAGGTATGCGGAATCCTAACAGAAGCAATAGCCAAATTCAACACAATCGAAAGAGTAATCGTAGGTGTTGGAATTGACGTGAACCTGAATGTAGATGAATTGCCTCCTGAAATCCAGGAAGGAACCATTTCCCTCAAGTCTATTACCGGCAAGATAATTGATGAAAATGAGGTTATTGCAATATTCCTTGAAGAGTTTGAGAAAATATACGAACTCATTAACGAAAGCAAATATGAAGAGATTCTTAAGGAATGGAGAAAAAAATCATACAGTATCGGAAAAACCGTAGAAGTGAGACCTCCATTCAGCAAATCCTACGATGCCTATGTTGTCGGTGTTGACAGCGAAGGAATATTGATTGTGGAAAAAACTGACGGAACTTTAGAAAAAGTAATATCTGGAGAATGCATTATCAAAAAACAATAA